One genomic window of Pempheris klunzingeri isolate RE-2024b chromosome 12, fPemKlu1.hap1, whole genome shotgun sequence includes the following:
- the LOC139211203 gene encoding filensin, with protein sequence MFKTSYLREVRKEKYERSDVFDEEPEDSETSAGISAIQGWESLQELNSRFARYINRARVLEQRNAVFRKQLETLQRMEEASGLEEAFTEQTEVNRQRIRELSSDRAKLDRELKDACCMLDEFTSKYRNECDYQEQLRGSLEQLNKEADGALLRNLEYQIQTQFLQDDVNSTRDRHKKNLAEIQTYVNILQQINQTMPLVPNVSVGISEEQEKLLAQRKVPGLQSQLEEYKSALCQLQAQKQRLQTETTVLEQSIKTTQERYDDEIQLNNENIESLRKEIEETERSLEKFTSECRHLAMYQTSLENELERYKRIIENEDNRLNSAIIGTPITLFTTNYRHTHTPTATSRGRDITQAIQDITSIKPRQKILAKKVLKKKELTPKDVMDSSQEERNGGAAGEVPDEETKGIPSEEMRNDQRSVITGLSPQDVPDGAQISKAFDTLCNIVRDRMRKYKKPEPIADFYTKGRYVLVTGDGSYPDPCFYTSTPSAGHIFVTIRDGMMPPYDPYGRPTPAPLPPQPIVDPRPRSPTKPSNGGGGKADDKGGKDKDNDGKGKRKNGEPHPKDPTPGPPPPGPSSKDPTPTANHTKKNRDDNGPSGPTPQPAPRGASTSSGSSSSTSTSTSSGSFTPDAMSYEKVEVVESVEKFSNDRKVKGYEETSMVVETMIEKSSKKKH encoded by the exons ATGTTCAAGACCAGCTACCTGCGCGAGGTGCGCAAGGAAAAGTATGAGCGCTCAGATGTCTTTGATGAGGAACCTGAGGATTCTGAAACCTCCGCAGGCATCTCGGCCATCCAGGGCTGGGAGAGCCTCCAGGAGCTCAACAGCCGCTTTGCCCGGTACATCAACAGGGCAAGAGTCCTAGAGCAACGCAACGCAGTCTTCCGCAAGCAGCTGGAGACGCTGCAGCGGATGGAAGAGGCCAGTGGTCTGGAGGAGGCcttcacagagcagacagaagtCAACAGGCAGCGCATTCGagagctgtcctctgaccgTGCCAAGCTGGACAGAGAGCTGAAAGATGCTTGCTGCATGCTGGATGAATTCACCAGCAA ATACAGAAATGAATGTGATTATCAAGAACAGCTACGCGGCTCTCTGGAACAGTTAAACAAG GAGGCTGACGGTGCTCTTCTGAGAAACCTCGAGTACCAGATCCAGACACAGTTCCTGCAGGACGACGTCAACTCCACCAGGGATAGACACAAGAAG AACCTTGCAGAGATCCAGACCTATGTAAACATTTTGCAGCAAATCAACCAGACAATGCCCCTTGTTCCCAATGTGTCAGTGGGCATCTCTGAG gagcaggagaagcTGCTGGCCCAGAGGAAAGTGCCGGGGCTGCAGAGTCAGCTGGAGGAATATAAGAGCGCCCTCTGCCAGCTGCAGGCCCAGAAACAGCGTCTACAGACCGAG ACCACAGTGTTGGAGCAAAGCATTAAAACCACACAGGAGCGTTATGACGATGAGATCCAGTTGAACAATGAGAATATCGAATCTCTGCGGAAGGAGATCGAGGAAACTGAGAGGTCTCTGGAGAAGTTCACCAGTGAATGTCGCCACCTGGCTATGTACCAGACATCTCTTGAGAATGAGCTGGAGAGGTACAAGAGGATCATTGAGAACGAGGATAACAG GTTGAATTCAGCGATAATTGGAACTCCCATCACCCTGTTCACCACTAATTACcgccacactcacacacccactgcAACGAGCAGGGGGAGAG ATATCACCCAGGCTATCCAAGATATCACCAGCATCAAGCCCCGCCAGAAGATCCTGGCCAAGAAGGtgctgaagaagaaagagcTGACCCCGAAAGATGTGATGGACAGTAGCCAGGAGGAAAGAAACGGGGGAGCCGCTGGAGAGGTTCCAGATGAAGAAACAAAGGGGATCCCATCtgaggaaatgagaaatgacCAGAGATCTGTTATCACTGGATTGTCTCCACAGGATGTCCCAGATGGAGCTCAGATCAGCAAGGCCTTTGATACTCTTTGTAACATCGTCAGAGATAGAATGAGGAAGTACAAAAAGCCTGAACCAATCGCTGACTTCTACACCAAGGGTCGTTATGTCCTTGTCACCGGCGACGGCAGCTACCCAGATCCCTGCTTCTACACATCTACGCCGTCAGCTGGCCACATCTTCGTCACTATTAGAGATGGAATGATGCCACCCTATGACCCTTACGGACGCCCCACACCAGCTCCCCTACCTCCTCAGCCCATAGTAGACCCCAGGCCTCGCAGTCCCACCAAGCCCTctaatggaggaggaggaaaggcaGATGATAAGGGTGGGAAAGATAAGGACAATGATGGTAAAGGCAAGCGTAAGAACGGAGAGCCTCACCCTAAAGATCCAACCCCCGGCCCTCCACCTCCTGGCCCAAGCTCTAAAGATCCCACCCCAACCGCCAATCACACCAAGAAAAACAGGGATGACAATGGGCCTAGTGGACCCACTCCACAGCCTGCACCTCGTGGTGCCAGCACCAGCTCTGGCTCCAGTTctagcaccagcaccagcaccagctcTGGCAGCTTTACCCCAGACGCCATGAGCTACGAGAAGGTGGAGGTGGTTGAGTCTGTGGAGAAGTTCTCCAACGACCGCAAGGTTAAAGGTTACGAGGAGACTTCCATGGTGGTGGAGACCATGATTGAGAAGTCCAGCAAGAAGAAACATTGA